The genomic region aagaaataaaataaaccctCTTTTAAGAAACCTGCTTTTAATACAGAGCCTTTGGATTCGTagttataattttaaaaagcatttatTTCACTGTATAGAGCTGAAACTTTGAATTATTTGGTGTTACATATAAAACATCAGTTTGAAAGCTGCTGTGATGTTGACACAGCCTGGGtattaactcttttttttcatcacatCTTCCTCTAGTTAGTGTTttcaaagagcttcacagcAGGTATTTTTCATGCCACAGCAGGTAACTGAAAACAAATCAGCTGCATTCCATCCAGGTGTGCAGCTTGAGTATACAGGTGTTTTTATGCAGGGAGATCTGGTGGAACTAAACCATATTGAACCTCTATACTGTcatggaattttcatagtcttatatacatgtatgtaagaatgtttaactcttgtatTTTTCAGTCTAAGTGTCAAGTGCAGAGTAACTTCGTTCCTATGTCAGCCAAGGCTGCTGGGTGATAGGCAAGACAGGGTCAGTGTAATCAAGGTCTttctccctgctcctgtcttaATCTATGTGTTGTGAAaaacttactgtctccagactagagcacagctcttcttcccaattgttttgtttcctattgtccaaatatggttatctaactGTAGTGTCATCTCTAGGGGAATAAAGGTACATGCCTGAGGATTTGTCAGACAGAATtaacttggcattgcactgcactctcctgcctgtgtactgttgtGTTATTTATCCTCGAttgagttctacataaactatttcaacgtaagccttCAGTGTCTCCTGAgacttctgtgtccagtgtccagtttatttaTGTAATCCATCACATATATCTTTACCTTTCTGCAATGAGATGCTGTCATCAAGTTTAATGTAAATCAGGAGCACAGTTTGTATATCAGTTCACTCGTATCACCAGATGTTCTTATGAGTTATATCCACGATAGAGAGCATAAATGTTCTTTTCAGGGTTTATATCAAGGAAAAACCTGACCATGTGATCATTAGCATTCACAGGTACAATTTTCACTGGATATTTAATGTTTCAGTAAATTAAAGCTATTCATTCTCTCAATTTTCCAATTATTTAACCTTAACATAAAACTGTCATGGTCTTCTTGGgtttgtcagttttttttagtgtgttttatttttcattattttaattaatcaattatGAATTCATGTTTGGTTGGGGCGGGTATAACAAGAAATAatgaatttgtttttaatagTGGAATGATGAAAAGACTCCTAAAGCTGGACATGATGAAAAATTAAGATtcgttcagttttttttaacactgcttGATGTCACAGGAAGTGTCAATGTGTGTTTCCGGTTCAATTACGTCACATTTCTACACAACATGGCGGCCTCCTTCATCCTACGGTCCTCGGTGCTCCGCAGGACACTGCTCGGAACACGGGGACATACCGCCTCCTCTGCGGGGCTCCGATGTGTCTGCTCCGCGGCTCCAGGAGCAGCCCAGCCGGTGATTGTAGAGTCCACGGACGAGTACAGGTTCGTGGAGCGGCTCATCCCGTCGACCCGGGTACCCACTCCGCCTCAGCACGCCGGTCCCACACCGTCAGGGTGGACCCCTCCGGCGGCCTCACCGCCGCCTCTGCCGTACATGATCCGCCGCTCGCGCATGCACAACATCCCGGTGTACACCGACCTGACCCACGGCAACCGGAAGACCACGCTTGTACGGAAAGTTGAGGGGGACATCTGGGCTTTGGAGAAGGACGTGAGGGAGCACCTCAAGGAGGTGACGGGGATAGACCTGCCCACTCAGGTGAACGAGGTCACAATGACCctgaaggtcaaaggtcacttcGATGTGGAGCTGAAGCAGTGGTTGGCAGGTAAAGGATTCTGAGTGAACGCCTGAGGATGAGCTCACAGGGTTGTGTGGACCTGACACACTCCTACATGACTCTGACCCTGCTCTATGtgatgaccatagactgtataaaatatatgaTGATGACTGACTCTTCTGAACCTGGCGATGACGTCATGAGGAAGTTAAACTCTGTACATACCGGTCTGTAAAAACTGAGACATTAAATGATTAAGCATCACGTGCCTGATGTCTATTTACTCTTCTGTCAGAGCTGAAAAGGTTTCACTTCAGTAAAGCACCTTTATTATTTTCAGGGTTTGTATGAAATTAATTCAATATCTGAAATAAAAGGATCTCATTAAGTCTGCAGGTCTGAAAAGTCAATTGTATGTTGCCtaagccaggggttcccaaacttttcaacccatgacccccaaaatatagatgtcAAAGACATGCgatccccactgtccctcgaagtgatttaatgaggcttcatttagctggtctgcagaaaattagcccacCTATACAagcatgttgctgtgtttcctgtactgctactgatgattttgataattaactgttcactaaccctaaacttaggagtcatctggcaaaaagaaaggcagaaaactattTACAttctctattttcaaggttttatttcaagtttagcctCTATTTTCGTCAGTATTTTTACtaaaaaagagtaaaatgtattatttttagataacttacaaaaaaaaaccattctgAAAGACAtgtcacgaccccccatttgtgtttcgcaacccacactttgggaacccctggtctaaagcTGTAGTGCCCCCTCCACTAGCTTAATGTCTGCTGACTTAATGCCCttaagctctactacctggatgtaaacgagcaTAGGTGACTGATGTTGTCTGGCAGTATgacgtggtttgtcagtatgttgctCTACTTAAAGGAGaaaaagttgtatgtaggctgtgactggttaaactgacatatccactccaccagagcaatgaggaaccagcacagcaATGAGGACACTAACctgtgaggaggactgaaggctgctggagcgagctctgctagtggtagacacactgcagactctgtgatgctgtgtttaataaaatgtgctcagtttgactgttttctgagtcttCTCATCTTGAGACGAGTCAGTCAGAAGTTAAATACTTATATAACTGACTTAGAAATGAGTCCCCTCGCAAGATACTTAATAAAATGAAGATGTTTAGTCTGATTGTCACATGAGTGTATCTCATTCTCGagtgaaaaaaatctgtttttctgatttaagGAGAGATCTAGTAAGTCGTCTGTGACTCTTGAGCCTCCAGCTTGAATGAACTTCAGATGCATCACGTTACATCCATGAATATCTGctcagctgatcctggagaGATGCCGTAGCGAGCAGGAGATCAGAACAAGACGTTACGGTAGCAATATCTCGTTAACTCCTAACAGAGCAGAAATGTTTCTCACGTGAATGCAATACATGACTAGAGATAGGCTTATACTGCACAACTTGAAGTGTCCTCTGACGGCGTGTAAACTCTGTTTTTCTCAAAGTGTTTGCACAATATGACGATGAAGGCTGAGAGTCTGAAGACGATGGGTTTGGTTTCAGCTAAAGGTTTGGATTTTTctctaaaacaatcaaaaaacaaactacAGCAGACAATAATCAAACCTGCTTGATTACACCTGAAgagcaaacatttacatttattaagGAACACAGTATGCACATTttaacagtaaaacaaatacttTCTGTGACAGACATGATGATGCGTAACGTTGATGAATCCAAAACCCCACAGATCCGACTCCTCCACATCATCTTAATCAGCTGGCTGCAGAGCAAGCAGAGAGGTAAAGTCTTTAATCTGCCCTTTCAGCTCCCCCAACTGATGATCTGGAAATCAACAGCAGAAAACAAACGTGTAAACAAACTTTTACATGCACTATGAAATCACTCCGATGTTTGAGACGGTGTCTGTTCCACTCTGTTCAGTAGCGTGCAGTTTTCTCCATCTAGTAACATCATGCTAGCTACCGGTGCAGTAGTTGAGCCCAGTCTATGGTAGCAGTGACAGTTCTGAGGTACAGACGGACCCTCCGCCCACGACCCCTCTGCATTTCACACGGTTACATTGGTCGCGCCCTGGTATATCAGACACAGCTCCCATTTCAGATGATAAATAGGTACTAAAGGTGCGTCTTCTGCTCTGATTTTCACGGTGTGTGAGTGTCAGAGTATTTTCACAAACCTAACGTGCGTTTCTCTCCTCGGCTCCAGTATCGAGGCTGAGTTTGCTGCTGGTTCACTTCCGTTCTCATGGAGACTGAAGCTTCTGATACTTCCTTTATCATTTCAatctcctgaaaaacaacaagagtTAACTTCAGTGTGATTGATACAGGTCAGGTGTGAGACAGAGGTTTTCACTGTGCACGTGTGGCAGACCGTGATGAAGGCCAACAGTAGTTGGTGGACTCTCTGGAAGATGTCGGTCTCTGAGCTGAAGGATGGAGGGTCTCTGCAGCAGTAAGATCTCAGGTCTGATTCATAAACGTGGCTGAACGTGGACATCAGTTGCTGGAGGTCACATGCTGCTACTCGCAGGGAGCTCGGAGAGAAGACGGCAGGACTCTGAGCTTCATCGTTCAGGAAGTCACACTGAGGAGAACACAGTCactaaatttaaaatcaaacaagcAGTGAGCTGTGTGTTTGACATCCTCTGCTGTACTTGGTGTTAGTCATGGTCATCCTGTCTCAGTTAAAGGCTGCTCTGATCACTGCTCAGTTTAACTCCTGACCTCTGACTTTAGCTGCTCCAGGGCGGACTGAGTCTGCTGGAAGAAGACGGAAACATCAGTGGCTTCTTCTCTGTTCACTTTAGAAGATGACTTGGGTTTCTTTCGTAAAGTCCTGTGAggtgaaaacagaagaagataacagacagatataaacacactgatgctgctggacaacaggaaacaaagaacTTGAACAGGATAGACACAGCTTCACTTTGAACCTGAGCGTGcatttaaaagaacaaacacactcagaggaggaaaacagtctgtgtgtgtatgtgtttatcaGCGACGTCATACTTCTTGTGCGAGGGCCAGGGGTTGAACGAGGGTTCGAGTATCTGTGTGAGGAGTGGCAGATTCTCTGCAGAGAAGATCTCGTTCAGAAAGGTCTCTGCTTCAGTTCTCTCCCCTGCAGGCTTTGTGCAGCCCGGGACTGAAATCAAGAGCTGCTCCAGAAACTGAAGCTGCCTGAGAGGACGAGCGTCACCCTGGAGAAGAAAGATAGAAGATAAAACAGCACATTTAATTTCTGCATTTGTAAACTTCACATTTACTCTCATCTTGAAATCTTTCTCACTCTGATGAGGTCCAGGTCGCCTGCTCTGCACAGCATCAGCTCCTGTCCCAGCAAAGCTATATCTGTTCATGCAGAAACACCACAGCAGAGGAATGTATTATTATAGTCTGAAgggataataaataataactctcagattatttcactgttttataAAGTGGCCATAAATACAAGAACTACACACTGTGCAGAAAAGTGTCCTTTCAAAGACAACTGTCACCTTTAGTCAGAACCTCTGGATCTTTGGACCTCACTGACCTCGCCTTTGAGTTTCCAAAGTTTGGGTTGATACTGTAATGTTAACACAATCAGGCTTTAGATAGAGGCTTTAAATAttgataaatgaaacaaaaggtGGTGTCCTCTGTGGTTTTGTACCTGCTGCAGATCCAGGCCAGGATGTCTGTGCGGTGCTGAGATGGagaacacagcagctgcagcatgCTGTCTGTCTCCTGCAGGAACAGATCCTCCACCAGGGGGCAGGATACCGCCTTCACAGGACAAAACATGGACAGAAATATCAGTTTGAAGTTCACTTCATGCACACCTGACTTGCTCTCAGTAAGAACAGAATGTTTGTCAGATGTTCATGTAACACAAgctacatatacacacatacatatacacaatCATAAAACCAAATAAGGTAAATTACAGAGGTTATCACAAATAATACTCATctatttaaagtgaaataagGTTTCTTTGAGCTaccaaacataaacaatatctctttacagaagaaagaatataaacaataaatgaCATAAAACTGACCAGAGACATCTCCAACTGTGTAACAAGATactcacaacaaacagagaTACATTTGACTTCAGATAATGTTTGGTTGGTTTGTATTCCCACGGTCTTTTAAAACATATCTCTGATTTAGTTTATAGTCAAATATTTTAATGCCCAGGAGGCAACTTATTTGAAACAAATTGAGGtttaaaaagctgaaataacaacatgttAAACACATTTCAATTGACTGTCATATTTAACTTGAGAACAGACTGTGGACATGgtggattttaaagtgtttttcccTTGGTGAAACATTTGACATACAAGACTGACGTCAAACACCTTCAGGAAAGAAACATATCACTTAactacagtggtggacagtaacagagtaaatttatttgagtactgtactgaagtacattttttgagtatctgtactttacttgagtattattttgggggggaacttattacattttctctactacatttgaaagacaaatatattttttactcCACTAGATTTCAATCAGTGCTTTATTTACAGTACTTTTGCTTtcaagtcagctcatgaattttcttttctgaaatctgatcccaaagaccgtaaactattcgtgtacttgtgtttggtttgtctcagtggtgtagccgtacctcgatTGAGCACAGCTCAAACcttattcagatcagtccgttcatttaATCGttgtgatgatggctatgatgattctctacctgagcaccacggccatatttcaAACCCACTTTTGAGGttttagaaataaagaatgattcgtattgttgtaaatttctgatctgtttactacaaaaacttcatcacagcctacaaaacatcagcatctaacctgagaaagcatgaggaggtctgtagctaaaaCACTGGttttatgatacgatacgatgtactttattgtcccctagggaaatttgtctttgacttcAGTGCTGCAAATGTTACCTGCTCtttcaaaaatcaccacaataacacaataaaatataaataaataataaaaaaatacaataactagtacacattcatacatatatatatatatatatatatatatatatatatataatgtatatgtatatgcatacgttttattccagatgaacattttaaacttgtctgtgctttattacttagtttatatttcatggtatactttttacATATGaattcatgttttctagataaacagaacggagtaGAGCGTACACCGATgaattcttgactgcactcatgctttgtgaaaatacgttttgatatttttttaataagtactttgaatacttcagtatttttaaaagcaagtactccagtactttaactcaagtgataatttgactgaacaactttcacttgtattggagtaatgtttgaccaggagtatctatactttgacttaagtaatgaaaacgtgtactttgtccaccgcTGCTTAACTATAAGTGATCTCGCCTGTAACACCTATCACTGTAACTTCTCTTACCTGTAGTTCAGTGTAAACATGTCGAGCTAGCTCTTCTTCCTTCGAAGCAcgcgccattttccaaacactgTTTCTTCTTCGTCGAATAGAATTCCGGCAGGCTGTACACTGGGACGTGTAATGCTGCCCTCCACAGGCAAATGTTTATGACCTATGTTATATTTTGGCATACAGACcagttgatttaaaaaaaaagaagtataaTCGCTCCGCCAATTGGTGGACATTGCGTATCGGAGGAAAAGATAGATaaggaaaataaagagaaaccCATATCCGATAACAAatactacttcttcttctttggtttttACAGCACACGTCCTCGAAGTAAAGCGTTCTATAGCGACGTCAGAAAATTAAGTTCTTCACACTCCAGTCCGCTGGGTGGCGGTATTTCGCCAACAAGCTCTTCTAACAGCTGCTTTATaactgacagaagaagaagcaaaacAACGTCACTTCCAGGATGTGGCACAATTAAACCGTATGAACCTCTCTGTCCGTGACTTAAAGCTAATTAGCGAGTGGAATAGGAGGCCGTTTGACCGTGGAGGGAGAGTTTTCTGCTCATAAGACCGGTATGAGTGTTCGGTGCTAACGAGACTCTCGTTCACgttaaaatgaagaagaagagctcGGAGAAGAAACGCCATGTGGTGGCCTGGGTCAACAAGGCGGAGTGGGACCAGGTGCTGGAGTACCTGTACTCTAAAGACCCCGGACTGCAGAGGTACGCCCTGCAGCGGATCTCCGCCTGGAAGGCCCGGTACGCGAACAGCACACCGGTGGCGGTGGAGTGCACCGGAGATCTGGTCCGGTGTCAGGTGCTGGACCGGTCCGGACAGCTGGACGGGGATGACCTGGTCCTGCTGTACGGGGCGGCCCTGGTCCGGTTCGTGAACCTGATAACGGAGAGGCAGCAGGGGAAGACGGCCCGCCCTCTGAGGAGGCTGGCCGGGAACTTGAACATCCCAGAGTGGGTGGTTGACCTGAGGCACAACTTCACCCACCGGAAACTACCAACCCTGAAGTGGTGCAGGAAGGGCTGCAAGGTGGTCCTGGACTGGCTCCAGCAGGAGTACTGGTCCAGGCAGCTGGGAGGGGGGGCCAATGAGGACTGGGTGTGTCAGTCAGACGGAGAGGACGAAGACATGGACCTGAAACGACGAGAAGATGAGCTGATAGCTCGTCAGAAAGAGATGGAGGCGTACAAACATGCTCGGGAGCTCCTCATATCGTATGAAACGGAGCAGTTTCAGGCCTTAGATGGACTCCAGGAGGACCTGAGGAGGAACATGTGGCCTGCTCCGCTCGCTGACATGAGCTGGATCCTGGCTGAGGTCAAACAGTTCGCTTTGGAGTCTGCAGACCTGCTGATCGACGTGCTGGTAGAGGATGGGTTTTTAGTTCCTACAGCAGAGCAGCTGAGTACTTTAGGCTCCGAGTCCTCTGACAGTGACTGTCTCACTGAGCCCAGAATCCCTCAGACCTTCCTGAGGTTCTGGCTGCCCCTCCTGAAGGTGCTGAACTCCCCTTCCTTCATCCACCTCCTGCTGGAGAAGCTGTTTGTGGAACTGaagcagctcagctcagagCAGAACAACAACAGAGCCTTCTACATCTCAGCCTGGATCTCAGAGGTCATCCTCTGCAACAGCAACAAGTTTGAGTACCACTTTGAAACAAAGATGCAGAAGAAGGCCCGAATGAAGGACCGGATCTTTGTGAACCGCATCCACCTGAGGTGGCAACAGCTGCTCTCTGCATGCCTGGATGCTCCCTGCAGCAGCACGCCTTGCCTGCTGCAGCTGATCCTGGACGACATGGAGCATCCTCTCCCTCTGGAAACTCGGCAGAGGCTGCGGCAGCTATGTTCCATCTACACGCAGACCGCTCACCCCGAGCCCGATCGTCCTCCACAGCAGAAACAGCCCATCTATACTCTGGAGAGCCTGCATGAGAAGCTGCAGCATTCACGGCATCAAGGCCGCTCCACATCTGACTCCAGGAGGAGCGagtcctcacaggagcacaAGCTCTCAGACATTCTCACTGAAAAAGCAAAGCTGCTCCGTGGTTCTCCCTGGCAGGTGTGCATGGATAAAGTCCTGTGGAAGAATTTTCCTCTGGGCAAAGTGCCCGGACAGTCGGATGACCCTTCGTGCCTCATGGTGGAGAATCACTCCAAGATGACAGTGTTTGACCAGCCGGTGGATCTGGAGAACAGCTCAGCTCATGGCATGCCCGGAGTCTCTGCACCtgtgaggacagctgaaggTCTGCTGTGGAGTCACAGCGATGTGAACAAGCTGAAGTCTGGACTGCAGCTCTTCTGAGTCATGaagctttgaaataaaactgcagtgtgtttttgtttctgtgacatAATGATCCAAACTCATCCCTAAACATGAACTGTAAAGTATTCTCACCATCTATCTCTGAggctttcagaataaaaataaaagtgacagaTGTTTTTGGTTATTTCTGCAGATACAGTGATTACTTTAACAGAGTTTGCTGCACGATAAAATCAGCTGTAAGAAGTAAACCAATAATTATTTGATTGAAACATAAACATTCAATTGTCTGAGGACTAAAATGAGAATTTGCTGTTTATTATCACAAAGATTTTCAACTCAGAGgcatctttatttctgctgcagtgaCAATACGGCAGCAGCTATGTGCATGTCAGTACTGTGACGCTTAAATGGTTCATGTGAGTCACCTGGCTGCTGCTTTTATTCCAAGGATTGAAGCtgattgttttttatcattaagACTGAAAAAACCCTGATGTGCCATTTAGGAATTACTGATTACAGCTGACAAACATTGCATAACCAACATTTTCTTGCttgtttctgacattttaatgactattgaaaaacaacaacaaaccaataaatcatttaaatttgaAGATACGTTTTACCTGCGCCTCTAATTGAAGCCATTATGTTGCACAACACCAGGTGgctaaaacagaaaataaaacttcagttcatcatcatcacatgcTGTGAAATCTGTACTTTTTGTGGTCAGGACAGTTCATGCTAACTGAGTGTTGATTCATTATGTTGTGAGTTTGCATCTCTTGACTCGTGTCAGTCAAAACCATTTGTTAAAGAATACTTTGATCCCACATGGTGGTTGTGTGTCACATTTTCAAGCACTTACATTCAATAAAAGATGTTTTCTACAGAAGAAATATGATTGTTTTCTTCCAGAGTCAAATATTTCTGCAGCTGAGTCGAAGCATTTTAGTTTGGACAGGGTGTCCTACTGTATGAAGAACTGTTATAGAAAGAGACTAAAGCAGAACTGTGCTAAGAAAACAACGTTGTGCATTTTGAGCAGAAATGTGTAAAATTTAGAGTGCAGGTGCCCCTTAGAACAGgtattcccaaacttttcagcccacgaccccaaatataggtgccaaagactcgcaatccccactgtccctcaaagtgatttaatctGGCTTCATttctgtctgcagaaaatgaccctacctatatgagcatgtggctgtgtttcctgtgctgttatgaattaaactactgctactgatgcttttgataattaactgctcactaaccctaaacttaggagtcatctgacaaaaagaaaggcagaaaacaagttacattttcttttttcaaggttttatttcaagtatagctactatttttgtcgatattttttactataatgggttaaatgtaaaatctttagataacttttgtcattaaaatttttattgcattttttcagtatttctttgttcaccaatagttaaaaaaatatatgagtaatacaaaaccaacaaagagaagaaaaaaaaatacataaaaatacaaaaataataatactaataataataataaatagggatgcacaatattggattttttgctgatatccggtatgcagatattttaaaacttttagccgattaccgataaCGATAATTTTtctgcacacctaattgcagagatcatcaattatcttctgtattggaattagcgtacagtactatggtgatactcttatcccATTTggtatgtaatattcatttcttgagcaaaataagaaaaatactaatacctaaaactgcatatttatttatgacaattgctttcaaaccaaattcacacaaaaagatacatcctacttaaatcttggatgatgctctccctgagacaatcataacaacaaaataatgggcaaatttggccaatttcacatttgacacagtaagtaaacctaacctctgttcacagtgaacatgtgaaaagtgcaactgtacagcaattaaacccaaaaaaaaaaaaaaagttttactctttgacagtaaatgtgcctaaattagtcagctacatgtaccttacagactgctgcttaaattcaaatttaactgaaaacatgagcccaacatgtgtgcagcagcccattatttcaTCGGTTGATTATATCGGCGGATATCTGCGTGTTGGCCAGTGTCAGATAGTTCATTTTTAACCCAATATCTGATACCAGTAACgtgccgataatatcgtgcatccctaataataaagaaataataataattaacagtacaaacaaaaagtaagataatcataagaaaacaaggtaaataaacaaaaataaataataataataataataataataataataataataataataataataataataataataacaacaataataccaataataccaataataataataataacaataataataataataataatgtactTTAAGACaactttttaataaaacattctggaagacatctcacgaccccccaggtgATCCGGACACacacttttggaacccctgttcatggccgtgggaagtaggggtgctgagggtgctgcagcacccctgttggaaaaggcatcacacatttttttctgaatgcataaataagttgaaatagatacattaattaacacaataaatcagttttttataaacaattttcattgtattattttctgaaaatgtaatgcctgaggaagatttgagaaataattatagcaatttaaaaaaaattgttcattttaaaataacccgaTGCCtggaccctgtgtgtgtgcctgcttaaaaactgaacgtatttggataagttctgttcaatgcgcTTAACTGCCTTATGGgtctgttttaccaggtttggcttgtatgctctttgctgtacaacaGGGTATGGAAGTTGCAAGTCGGGCATTTGATACATATTAAAGTAGCCTGTATTATAGTCGTTATtgatgtgaatttataatgaaagatcacttgaaagcttgtattcaaaccagataaataaaaataaaatgtatgtgcgctatagcctatcagttgcatacgtaacctaaatgcaaaaagaaaaaatacagcacccccaacttaaagccacttcccacggctCTGCCCCTGTTAGAAAAACCAAAGATCAGtcgggcttttattttgaataactTGTCCGGAAGCGTCTTTTTCGTGGGTTTCGTCCTGCAGCCTGAAAGCGCGCATTTGTCGTCCTTTGTGCGTTCAGTCCGTGAGCGGCTCCAGATTTAATTCCAGAATCCAGACTTCTCTAAGGGCACCAGTTCTGTTGTCTGCTTTTATACTCTTTATTTCTCCCGACGGGACGGTAAGTTGACCGGAGACGTCATTAAAAGTTGCTGCGTCACTCCTGGACTTTGTCTCTTAAGGTAACGAGCTAGCTGAGTTAGCGGCAGGTCGTGACATTTAATCGATTAACCACCGTGTTGTGTTATTTAGTTCATGTGGTAATAGATAGTTTTAAATGACACGGTGTTTactattatataatattatataaaacCCCTCATACGCAATCAAAGGCAGCTATTAAGAGTACAGGACGACCACAGGCCTTGTGAGCAGGTTAACGTCAGCGCTGTTAAATAAAGTTAATCATCCTCTAAGAAACCCAGTGATTAACTTCACTTTACTCTGTGCAGTGTAGACATGTACTGTAATGTGTGATAGATGTGTTATTGAGC from Notolabrus celidotus isolate fNotCel1 chromosome 11, fNotCel1.pri, whole genome shotgun sequence harbors:
- the mrpl49 gene encoding 39S ribosomal protein L49, mitochondrial; the encoded protein is MAASFILRSSVLRRTLLGTRGHTASSAGLRCVCSAAPGAAQPVIVESTDEYRFVERLIPSTRVPTPPQHAGPTPSGWTPPAASPPPLPYMIRRSRMHNIPVYTDLTHGNRKTTLVRKVEGDIWALEKDVREHLKEVTGIDLPTQVNEVTMTLKVKGHFDVELKQWLAGKGF
- the haus7 gene encoding HAUS augmin-like complex subunit 7; the encoded protein is MARASKEEELARHVYTELQAVSCPLVEDLFLQETDSMLQLLCSPSQHRTDILAWICSSINPNFGNSKARSVRSKDPEVLTKDIALLGQELMLCRAGDLDLIRGDARPLRQLQFLEQLLISVPGCTKPAGERTEAETFLNEIFSAENLPLLTQILEPSFNPWPSHKKTLRKKPKSSSKVNREEATDVSVFFQQTQSALEQLKSECDFLNDEAQSPAVFSPSSLRVAACDLQQLMSTFSHVYESDLRSYCCRDPPSFSSETDIFQRVHQLLLAFITEIEMIKEVSEASVSMRTEVNQQQTQPRYWSRGEKRTLDHQLGELKGQIKDFTSLLALQPAD
- the las1l gene encoding ribosomal biogenesis protein LAS1L, encoding MKKKSSEKKRHVVAWVNKAEWDQVLEYLYSKDPGLQRYALQRISAWKARYANSTPVAVECTGDLVRCQVLDRSGQLDGDDLVLLYGAALVRFVNLITERQQGKTARPLRRLAGNLNIPEWVVDLRHNFTHRKLPTLKWCRKGCKVVLDWLQQEYWSRQLGGGANEDWVCQSDGEDEDMDLKRREDELIARQKEMEAYKHARELLISYETEQFQALDGLQEDLRRNMWPAPLADMSWILAEVKQFALESADLLIDVLVEDGFLVPTAEQLSTLGSESSDSDCLTEPRIPQTFLRFWLPLLKVLNSPSFIHLLLEKLFVELKQLSSEQNNNRAFYISAWISEVILCNSNKFEYHFETKMQKKARMKDRIFVNRIHLRWQQLLSACLDAPCSSTPCLLQLILDDMEHPLPLETRQRLRQLCSIYTQTAHPEPDRPPQQKQPIYTLESLHEKLQHSRHQGRSTSDSRRSESSQEHKLSDILTEKAKLLRGSPWQVCMDKVLWKNFPLGKVPGQSDDPSCLMVENHSKMTVFDQPVDLENSSAHGMPGVSAPVRTAEGLLWSHSDVNKLKSGLQLF